The Dasypus novemcinctus isolate mDasNov1 chromosome 24, mDasNov1.1.hap2, whole genome shotgun sequence sequence CTAGAACGGATCCCGCTGTGTGGTGAGGAGCCTGGGGGTGGGCCCAGTGACTCGCCTGGGCTCCCCAAAATGGAAAGAATGGAGCAGTGGGCTCTGAACCCAGCTGGGTCTCCCCTGAATGGGGGCCCGAGCCAcctgcagccttcccagggagctgTGGGGGGGACGTGTTGGCAGAACAGAGTCCAGGGAACAAGGCGATCCAGGAGAGGGGATGGACAGACAGCTGTGCAGAGGGACTTTGGCGGGCTTCTGACAGTTGAAGGGCCCAGGGGAAATGACCTCAGGACGTGACCTCACTTCCTCGGTgacagaacttggaaccctggtaaccaggcacccagattccataggcagccccttcccagctcacttggcaggagacgCTCGAGAGAGTAACATGTTCTCCTGCTGCGTTGCGCGGCCCCGAGGCTCCAGCCTCCAACAAAGCGGGAATGAATCCCCTTGCCAGTGCTTCCGACATTGGCTCAGGCCTCAGTCACGGAGCTGCTGGCCATCGGCACCCAGGAGCCACCCAGAGGTGACATGGGGTGGTCCAGGGGAGCCAGTTGAGCACAGGCCACCGCTGTGCTCCTCCTGGGCAGCCCCACGTCCATCCTCTTCCCAGGCTGTGGAGACGTGGACAGGGGGACCACTGCGGGCAGGAGCGGCTGTCAGGGTTGGGGACCCAGAGGgccttccctgtcccctgccaGGTCACGGGcgggggtgggaagaggcagcttgGGGACATCCATGTGAACCATGTCTATCCTGAGCCTCGAGCTCCCCTGTACTCTCCACCGGGCTCAGGGGAAGGCAGAGCCCACCTGGGTCTGCCCTGGGTCCCGGCCCGATGGATGGCCAGCTAACCCTGCGTGGGAGGACAGGCCCCTCGCTGACGCCCCTCGGCCCGGCCGCCGGGCACTGTGTTCACAGAGCTCCACGCAGGTGGTCggcgaggagctggaggaggggctggtcTACACCGTCTCTCTGAGGAAGGTGATGGTCCATCCGGGCCCCGGCCAAGGCCGGCACTGGTTCCAGGTGAGAGCAGGTGCTGAGGGGGGGCCTGAGGCAGCCGGGGAGTACCCCGGGGCCGTGTTCCACCCTGACCCCCCTGCGCGCTCCTCAGGGCTTTCCCACCTGAGTGGCCCCATATCCTGCTTCCCgaggaacctgggaccccccccaGTCCCCCAGCACACTGCCACTGCACAGACGGGGGAAGGTCACTGCTCACATGGAGAGGGGCGAGAGAGGGTCTTTAGCACAGGATTCCCGTCAGGGCCAGCTGGGGTGGGCATGCCGCAGACACGTGCGCATCGTGCTACTGTGTTTGCAAGTCCCCTCCTCGGCCCCACGTCCCCAGCGGCATCTCCGTGACTGTCCTTGCCCATCTGCTCTGAGCCGTCCAGCTCTCCTGCTGAGGAGGGTTCTCGCCGTCTCCCAGAACCGCCCCCTTGACCTTCCCGGGTAGGAGCTGGGGCTGCCTCGGCTGCCCAGGATTCCAGGAGGGCGGCGGCTCAGAGCAGACTTTCCGCCTTCGGGGCTGCTGGAGCTGAAGGTCCTGTCCCGGGGCCCTGCTGGCTCTGCTGCCCTGGACACCGCCCGCAGGCCCCCAGGCATTGGTCCTCCCGGCCCTGGCAGAGGCTGCAGGAAAGGGCCTGCCGGGCAGAGGACACGCAGACCTCCTTTTCTCCAGCGAGGGCCGGCTGACCTCACGGAGGGGCAGCGGTGGGGGACCACCGGCTGTCTTTGGGGGGAGCGTCCctgcagcccctggccctggccctggtgTTTCCCTTCCTTGCCCTGAGGTGGGGTCGGGGTGGCCAACGGCATCCCCTTGTTGCTCTGGCCCCGGGACGGTGCAGTCCAGAAGGTGGTCTCCTGACCAGGAGggtctgcagttgcccagggtCTGCTCAGACCCTCAGCCCTGCAGGGGCCTTTCTCCCCCAAGGACCCTCCAGGCACCCGCCCTTTCAGGCCAGGGACCTCGCCTTTCAGGTGTTGGCTCCCCTGTGGTTCCGTGTGGAGGCCGAGGACCTTTCTCCACTAGGGCCCACACGGGCCCTCGGCCAGACGTCGCTCAGGGCTCGGGGCAGCAGGtgggccctggccctgcccggcTGGGTCCAGGCGCAGCGTCTGACCACATTGCCCCCTCTGTCCTACCTCAGAGGAAGAACGAGGGGGCCCTCGCGAGGggggagagccgccccgtgcgcACGGTCCAGGCAGGCCGCTGGGAGGCCCTGGCGGAGCACCTGGTGCCTGCCTTGCAGGAGGGCGACCTCGGCTATGTCCGCATCTTCCTGGGGACCTACCGCATGTTCGCCTCCACCGAGCAGGTCCTGGACCTGCTGTTCCACCGGTGAgcacccgccccccacccccaccccttgggcTGCTGCGCCCCCCAGGCACCACTGCACccgctggcctcagtttcctccttgggaaggggGCGCCCTGAGGTTCAGCCCCCAGGGCTGAGTGTAGGACAGACTGGGAGGGTCTGTGGGAAGGGCCGCCCCGAGCCTGGCTCCCGGACAGGGCGGCTGGAGGCGCagggctgctcctgggcaggactTCCCTCTGCTCAGGGAAGAGGCTCTCGGCCTCGCCCCCTTCGCttccagttttctcatttctcaggAAGGTCTGTGAGCCCTTTTGGGGCTCCAACCTCATGGTCAGAGCAGGGATCCCTGTGGGCTGCCAGAGGCTCCAGGTCTCCCCCAGGTCTGAGGAGGTCCCGCTGAGggctcccccttcccctggtagCCGGCACGTGTCTACTCGGTGCACGCACTCCCTTCGGCACCTGGCTTCATGCAgcggacacagcagaccagagatCCTGACTTCTGGGGGCCTTTGGAGGGGGGGCCGCCGGCAATAGGCCGAGCCATCTTCAGCAGGGGGGACACTCAGCCAGCAGCTGTGACAGCCTCACGGTCTCCCCTAGGTATGGAGGTGACCTCGGTGGGAGGGGTGAGCCTCCTGGACGCCTTGACGTGAAAACGTACGTGCACTTTGGGTGAGGGCGAGGGGCTCTCGTGCCCAGACCCCATCGTGGGGAGTCAGGTGGTGGGTGGCTGGGTAGGACTGGGCGGGGTCTGGGGCCACGTGTCCTCCATCCCCTGGAAGGCTGAGTCCAGAgggcttccccctccccttgccaaGGAGTAAGGAAGCTGAGGTGGGGTCCTGGGGCACTGTCTGCACAGAAGGCCCGGGGGCTCATTCCCGAGAGAAACCCACCCGTGCTCcgcctcctcccagcccccaggcctgCAAACACCACCTCACGCAGACCCCCAACGGGAGGTGGTGTGCGGCCTGCTGCCAATCTGCCGGGGGCCTCAGTCCTGTCCGCCTCCTGCAGGGGTGGCGGGGACAGCTGAGTCCCCATcggggtgggaggagggcagTGTCCATGGGAAGGGGAGACACACACGACACCAGGCGGAACATGAGGCAGCTCCTCGGGCAGATGCTCCTGCAGGGGGCCACGAGGGCCTGGGGCGGGAGGACGGGCCCTGCCCCATCCGCACTCACCTGGTGCTGAAGCTCCTACTGTGTGTCGGCACTGGGCTGTGGCCAGGCCAGTCAGAGCCCTTGCTGTCCTCatggactttatgttgagtgggACGGTCCCTGGGGGCAGCGTGGAGGGCAAGGCCGGTGTCTGACAGTGCTGCATCCCTACCCTCAGCACCCTCTGCGCCCTGCTGGGCACCTGGATGGACCAGTACTGGGAGGACTTCCTGCAGCCTCCggactctccctgcctccagctgctGGCGGCCCACGCCCAGGAGCACCTGCCGGGCTCTGGCCCGCAGTGCCGTGTGGCGCTTCTGCTTGCCCGGATGAGACACCCGGAGCCCACGGAGGCAGAGCCGGAGGGTGAGGGGGCCTCGGGGTGGGGACACATGAGCTTGTGGGCCGGGGGCAGGATTGCACCGCAGAGGCAGGAGCCAGCAGAGGCTGCCCTCGGGCTGCAAGCAAGGTGGAGCCCCAGACATGTCCCCTGGGAGCCTGCGGCGGGGAGCACTTTCCTGGGCAGGATCTTCCCCTAGAGGTAGTGGGATCTTCTCTGTTTGGGAATGACACTCGGAGCCATTCATGGTGGGGAAACTGCCTCTTGTCCAGCTCCTTTGTCAGCTCCAGAGCCACCGATGCCTCCAGTGCAACTGCCAGTGCCAGTTCCACCCCCCGCGGCCGACACAGGTCCAGAGCCAGAGTCAGCTCCATCACCACCCGGACTGCCAGCTAGCGAGGTGGTGCCAGCACCTGCCCTGCAAATAGAGCCTGAGGCATTCCGCGCCGTGGCGCCAGCTCCTGAGCTGCAGGTGGCTCCAGCACCACCACAGCTGCCCCCCACAGAGATGGAGCCCATACCCTCCCTGGAGCTTGACCATCAGACCTGGTCAGCAGGAGCACCTGCTGAGGAGCCACGGGCAGCTGCAGCACCATCAGGAGCAGGAGCTGCAGAGCCGGGGGCAAGTCTACCTCCACCTGCCTCGCCACCGCTCCACGGATCGGCACTGCCCGCTCTCGAGGGAGagcctgctcctccagcagcagAAGCGCCGGCTTGCGAGCTGGAAGAGGCCTCGGGGCCACCTCCACTGCCTCCTGTGGAGGGAGCGCCAGTGCCCCCTACGGAGGCAGAGCCGGCCCCATCTGCAGGGGCAGCCCCATCCACACCACCAGTTGGCGAGGGGGAGGCGGTCCCACCGCCAGCTCCAGTGCCACCTGCACAGGTCATTCCAGTGCCCACTCTGGAGCTCCAGCCGGTTCAGGCTCCTTCAGGAGCAGCGGCTCTCGAGGGGGAGGAAAGTCTGTCGGCAGCACCTGAGCCACGGCCAGAGCTCAGCTCAGCAGCAGGGCGGGCTGCCTCCCCACATCCTTCCTGCCCCTGGCCCGGGCCCTGCAGGGACGGTCTGCGTGAGCAGAAGCCCGAGTTCCTGGCCTTCCCTCCCAagctggtggcagagcagctGTCGCTCATGGATGCGGTGAGCAGCTGGGCTCGGCAAGGTGGAGCGGGGGGGGGACCTTCCTCCCAGGACCTGCCGCCCCAGCCTTCCCCACCCTGATCCCGAATCCTGGGATCTGGGTCCAAACCCTGGTCCCCTGCCAGCCTTGTTCCCTGGGCGAGTTTCTTGAGACCAAGCCCACACTTGTCCCTCTGGAGAGGAGACCTAGGACACTAGCCGTCCCTGCCACACGCACTGCTGTGATGATGACCCCGGACAGAGGCCTGTGGGATCTGAGCTGGGGGCGGGCATGGCCGGCTGACTTGCCCtcctccccaggagctgttcaagaaggtggtgcccCACCACTGCCTGGGCTCCATCTGGTCCCAGCGCCACCAGAAGGGCAAGGAGCACGTGGCGCCCACCGTGCGCACCGTCATCAGCCAGGTCAACCGCGTGGCCGACTGCGTCATGGCCACCTGCCTCGGGGACCCCAGCATGAAGGCCGCAGACAAggccagggtggtggagcactggatcGAGGTGGCCAGGGTGCGTGCCGGGCCCTCTCTGGACTCCTGGAGCCCCCTGCGCTCTGGTGGGTTCTTGGCCTctgggccctgccctgcctggagcacagccctcctccctcctcacGTCCCCCCAGGCTCTTCCTCAGGTGGAGCTTGGGGGTCCCGCTCTGGGACCCCAGCTCACCCTCAGGGGCTCCGTGGGGGTCTCTCATCCAGACGGGGAGGTCAGCCGAGAGGGCTGGCACGGGAGCAGGGCACGCTCAGACCACCCCTCATGgcccattctttctccctccccaggagTGCCGAACCCTCCGCAACTTCTCCTCAGGCCACGCCATCCTCTTCGCTCTTGAAAGGCACATGATTGGCCATCAGAAGAAGACATGGGGGGAAGTTTCCAGGTGGGCAGGCTTCTCTCCAGGGGACGCCGGGGGGGACCAGGGGCCCTGCAGGGAGCCTGGAGGCAGCGAGACCCAGGCAGGGGCCGGGTGGGCTGGGGCGCCAGGTCTCGCCAGGACCTGAGGTCAGCTGTTGGGCGTCACCACTGGTGCCGGCCGCGGTCAGGCACAGAGTCGAGCCAAATGAGAGCATGTCCAGGGTGTGCTGGGCAGCAGCCCGCTCTGTCCAGGGGACAGCTCCCCGTGTCAACACCAGCTGCTCATCAACTAGGAGTGGGGGTCCCCGCGGTGCCTGTCTGGGAGCTCAGCTCCCAAGCCCACGCTGTCCTGCAGTGCTCGGAGCTGCCCAGTTTCAGCACCACCCACCCAGGCAGTCCGGGTCCCAGGACCCGGTTACGACCAAGTGGGCTGTCCCCTGGACgctcccacccactcccacctttctccttccttcttgccccCCCCAGGGACAGCTTCTGCCTCTTTCAGACACTGTCTGAGATTTTCTCAACTGAGAGCAACTCCTCCCAGGGCAGCGAGCTGATCTCCCAGGTGAAGAGCAGGCGGGGggccagggctcaggaggggggctTGTGAGTGTTTCCCTGGGTGTTTCTTTGCAAACATCCTCTCTGGCCTCTtctggaggaagatgaagagggCTCTGCCTGGTTCatgggcaggtggggggcagctGCCAGGCCATAGGCCGGGGTTAGTGCTCGGACGCAGTCGGGGTGGCTGGGATGTTccaggaggagatgatgaacCGGCAGGATGAGAAGTCTCCATCCACGTGGGGGTCTCAGAACTGCACCTCGTTTCGAATGGCTTGTGTCCGAGAGCTAGGAGAAGTCTTTGGGAGACGGGAAACCACGGCGGGTCCTTTCTGACTGAAACTAGAAGTTTCCACCTAGAAGACTCAGCACAACTTCGATGTCCAGTACCGCAATGTCCAGCCGTGCAGCTGGAGGATGGGGCGCCCCTGCAGGCAGAACATGCCGAGTGGACCCCCGGGAGGGGGTGCCTGTGTGCGGGCCTCGGGCAGCCTTTGGGTTTTCAGTCGTgtgggctggggcaggcaggatcTGCTCAACTAGGCCTCCCGGGACAGCCCATCCTGCAGCTCCACGGCTGGGACGACACGAGGCCCCTCGCACATCCACGCGCAGAGGCCGGGAGAAGCGGACCCCTGTTGGCAGTGGTGGGCTGTGGGGTGACGTCAGCGCAGACGAGGCCTCC is a genomic window containing:
- the LOC101437183 gene encoding ral guanine nucleotide dissociation stimulator-like, which gives rise to MTKTGEEPSALSLRPERRRREALTFGELLFVVPGSTVNSKVTPPPPCSEQDAEAGLLTVEVLGDPGLGSSTQVVGEELEEGLVYTVSLRKVMVHPGPGQGRHWFQRKNEGALARGESRPVRTVQAGRWEALAEHLVPALQEGDLGYVRIFLGTYRMFASTEQVLDLLFHRYGGDLGGRGEPPGRLDVKTTLCALLGTWMDQYWEDFLQPPDSPCLQLLAAHAQEHLPGSGPQCRVALLLARMRHPEPTEAEPEAPLSAPEPPMPPVQLPVPVPPPAADTGPEPESAPSPPGLPASEVVPAPALQIEPEAFRAVAPAPELQVAPAPPQLPPTEMEPIPSLELDHQTWSAGAPAEEPRAAAAPSGAGAAEPGASLPPPASPPLHGSALPALEGEPAPPAAEAPACELEEASGPPPLPPVEGAPVPPTEAEPAPSAGAAPSTPPVGEGEAVPPPAPVPPAQVIPVPTLELQPVQAPSGAAALEGEESLSAAPEPRPELSSAAGRAASPHPSCPWPGPCRDGLREQKPEFLAFPPKLVAEQLSLMDAELFKKVVPHHCLGSIWSQRHQKGKEHVAPTVRTVISQVNRVADCVMATCLGDPSMKAADKARVVEHWIEVARECRTLRNFSSGHAILFALERHMIGHQKKTWGEVSRDSFCLFQTLSEIFSTESNSSQGSELISQEENTEFATLDANPNRAQKQQQQQQEGRGWLLRGGQA